One genomic region from Pseudorca crassidens isolate mPseCra1 chromosome 11, mPseCra1.hap1, whole genome shotgun sequence encodes:
- the MIP gene encoding lens fiber major intrinsic protein encodes MWELRSASFWRAISAEFFATLFYVFFGLGASLRWAPGPLHILQVALAFGLALATLVQAVGHISGAHVNPAVTFAFLVGSQMSLLRAFCYMAAQLLGAVAGAAVLYSVTPTAVRGNLALNTLHPGVSVGQATIVEIFLTLQFVLCIFATYDERRNGRLGSVALAVGFSLTLGHLFGMYYTGAGMNPARSFAPAILTRNFTNHWVYWVGPIIGAGLGSLLYDFLLFPRLKSVSERLSILKGARPSESNGQPEGTGEPVELKTQAL; translated from the exons ATGTGGGAACTGCGGTCAGCCTCCTTCTGGAGGGCCATATCTGCTGAGTTCTTTGCCACCCTCTTCTATGTCTTCTTCGGGCTAGGGGCCTCACTGCGTTGGGCCCCTGGACCACTGCATATCTTGCAGGTGGCTTTGGCCTTTGGCCTGGCCCTGGCTACACTGGTGCAGGCTGTGGGCCACATCAGTGGAGCCCATGTCAATCCTGCAGTCACTTTCGCCTTCCTTGTGGGCTCCCAGATGTCCCTGCTCCGTGCCTTCTGCTACATGGCAGCCCAACTCCTGGGAGCCGTGGCTGGGGCTGCCGTGCTGTACAGTGTTACCCCGACTGCCGTCCGAGGAAACCTAGCACTTAACACG TTGCACCCTGGGGTGAGTGTGGGCCAGGCCACCATAGTGGAGATCTTCCTGACGCTCCAGTTCGTGCTCTGCATCTTTGCCACATACGACGAGAGGCGGAATGGCCGCCTGGGCTCCGTGGCCCTGGCCGTTGGCTTCTCCCTCACCCTGGGGCACCTCTTTGGG ATGTATTATACTGGTGCAGGCATGAACCCTGCCCGCTCCTTTGCTCCTGCCATTCTTACCAGAAACTTCACCAACCACTGG GTGTACTGGGTGGGCCCAATCATTGGAGCAGGCCTGGGCAGTCTCCTTTATgactttctcctcttcccccGGCTCAAGAGTGTTTCTGAGAGACTGTCTATTCTCAAGGGTGCCAGGCCCAGTGAATCCAATGGACAACCAGAGGGCACAGGGGAACCTGTTGAACTGAAGACCCAGGCCCTGTAA
- the SPRYD4 gene encoding SPRY domain-containing protein 4, with translation MALPFGRSLCLSRWGAKRLGVAAVDARRGVSFKLEEKTAHSSLALFKGDTGVKYGMVGLEPTKLAPNVERFREWAVVLADTAVTSGRHYWEVTVKRSQQFRIGVADVDISRDSCIGVDDRSWVFIYAQRKWHTMLANEKAPIEGIGQPEKVGLLLEYEAQKLSLVDVSRVAVVHTLQTDFRGPVVPAFALWDGELLTHSGLEVPEGL, from the exons ATGGCGCTGCCCTTTGGTCGTTCGCTGTGCCTGAGCCGTTGGGGAGCCAAACGATTGGGGGTTGCCGCCGTAGATGCCCGCAGAG GCGTCAGTTTCAAACTGGAAGAAAAGACCGCTCACAGCAGCCTGGCACTCTTCAAAGGTGACACAGGTGTCAAATACGGCATGGTGGGATTGGAGCCCACAAAATTGGCCCCGAATGTGGAGCGCTTCCGGGAGTGGGCAGTGGTGCTGGCAGACACAGCGGTTACCAGTGGCAGGCACTACTGGGAGGTGACAGTGAAGCGCTCCCAGCAATTCCGGATAGGAGTGGCAGACGTGGATATTTCCCGGGATAGCTGCATCGGTGTTGACGATCGTTCCTGGGTGTTCATCTATGCTCAGCGCAAGTGGCACACCATGTTGGCCAACGAGAAAGCCCCTATTGAGGGCATTGGGCAGCCAGAGAAGGTGGGGCTGCTGCTGGAGTATGAGGCCCAGAAGCTGAGTCTGGTGGATGTGAGTCGGGTTGCTGTGGTCCACACACTACAGACAGATTTCCGGGGTCCAGTGGTGCCTGCTTTTGCCCTTTGGGATGGAGAGCTGCTGACCCATTCGGGGCTTGAGGTGCCTGAAGGCCTCTAG